Below is a window of Belonocnema kinseyi isolate 2016_QV_RU_SX_M_011 unplaced genomic scaffold, B_treatae_v1 SchBZDm_1613;HRSCAF=1780, whole genome shotgun sequence DNA.
ttcattacttaaaaatacccttggactattcagtggcgtaaaacgtgtaataattttagtacacatccttggtattgaattagaattctttaccccactaatttgtcaacccctatttttcaataaaaaaatgacacccttttcaatatgaaaatagtagttttttgagtttgacgaaaaaaattttggcagtatgcacaatatccaaatacgaaatcgactgttctcccCTTAATAAAAcacctataataaggggtgaagcagccccacaggagatattgtcgtatctctatgattttattctttttctatgggactttcaaaggtaataaaaaattaatgattcaaagtacaaaaaaattttcaaaaatttaatatttcaatagttttgagttttaatgttactttttataatcctggcaataataataatcattaaaaaaatgttttaagcataatgatttcttacaccaagagcatcttacaattgctgggttagagcaaccaggaacttcacaaagctcattacaatcattaccaaaactaaaatctacggggttataaaattcatttggctttgattcaacgtagccacttttataccatgaatatttgaataggttattgtatcgaggagatgacaattgattatgtaccaaggattggagttttataatgttatttcttttatgaagttCTACATCCTCATTCATTAATGTTACACTATCCTCGAAGCGACGGGCGTAATTTTTCCACACTCGGAAGCCGAAAGCATCTCGTGGCTGAATTTTGCCTGTCgttccttttggaattatttttacatcaacaattttgtttggaggtgctgcttcctttacagcatcagggcaatgcccactccacgaatcaattaataagacacttgaatgcccaacattgggaaaatacacatgcttcagccatgttttgaaatgttctgtaaccattgaaaaaactcatttttattcacgtgacataagttaaaaactgtaatcatcaataa
It encodes the following:
- the LOC117182512 gene encoding uncharacterized protein LOC117182512 — its product is MPSASGKLTSEHFKTWLKHVYFPNVGHSSVLLIDSWSGHCPDAVKEAAPPNKIVDVKIIPKGTTGKIQPRDAFGFRVWKNYARRFEDSVTLMNEDVELHKRNNII